Proteins encoded in a region of the Clostridium beijerinckii genome:
- the nagE gene encoding N-acetylglucosamine-specific PTS transporter subunit IIBC yields MMKYLQKLGKSLMLPVACLPVASILMGLGYWLDPTGWGANNIASAFMLKAGSALIDNMGILFAIGVGVGMSDDNDGTAGLAGLVSWLMITTLLSTGAVAMFKGIDVKEVAPAFAKTQTQFIGILSGLIGAACYNRFKSVKLPDALGFFSGKRCVAIVTAAYSIVASIVLFFAWPLIYGALVAFGEAIVSTGAVGSGIYAFFNRLLIPFGLHHALNSVFWFDVAGINDLGNFWSGKGTQGVTGMYMTGFFPVMMFGLPAGALAMYHTAKDKKKKAVYGLLLAAAISSFFTGVTEPLEFAFMFLAPGLYVLHAGLTGISAFVCTLLPVRAGFNFSAGFVDWFLSFKAPMAENPIMLIPIGLVFAVIYYVTFRFAITKFNLKTPGREDDDAEELNVKLANNDYTQVAAIILKGVGGKENVVSIDNCVTRLRLEIKDQAAVDEKVIKSAGVSGIIRPGKTSVQVVVGTQVQFVADEFKKLCK; encoded by the coding sequence ATGATGAAGTATTTACAAAAATTAGGAAAATCTTTAATGCTTCCAGTAGCTTGTTTACCCGTTGCAAGTATTTTAATGGGTCTTGGTTATTGGCTTGACCCTACAGGCTGGGGAGCAAATAACATTGCTTCAGCTTTTATGCTAAAAGCAGGTAGTGCTTTAATTGACAATATGGGAATTTTGTTTGCAATTGGTGTAGGTGTAGGAATGTCAGATGATAATGACGGTACAGCAGGACTTGCAGGGCTTGTTTCATGGCTTATGATTACAACATTATTATCTACAGGAGCTGTAGCAATGTTTAAGGGAATTGATGTTAAAGAGGTAGCGCCAGCATTCGCCAAAACTCAAACACAATTTATTGGTATTTTATCAGGTTTAATCGGTGCAGCTTGTTATAACAGATTTAAAAGTGTTAAATTACCAGATGCATTGGGATTCTTTAGTGGAAAAAGATGTGTCGCAATTGTAACTGCAGCATATTCAATAGTTGCATCTATAGTATTATTCTTTGCATGGCCTCTTATTTATGGTGCATTAGTAGCATTTGGTGAAGCTATTGTATCAACAGGTGCAGTTGGATCTGGTATTTATGCATTCTTCAATAGATTATTAATACCATTTGGTCTTCACCATGCACTAAACTCAGTATTCTGGTTTGATGTAGCTGGAATTAATGACCTTGGTAACTTCTGGTCAGGTAAAGGAACACAAGGAGTAACTGGTATGTATATGACTGGATTCTTCCCAGTAATGATGTTTGGATTACCAGCAGGAGCATTAGCTATGTACCATACAGCTAAAGATAAGAAGAAGAAAGCGGTATATGGTTTATTATTAGCAGCAGCAATATCTTCATTCTTCACAGGTGTTACAGAACCATTAGAATTTGCATTTATGTTCTTAGCTCCAGGTTTATATGTTCTTCATGCTGGATTAACAGGAATTTCAGCATTTGTATGTACATTATTACCAGTAAGAGCTGGATTTAACTTTAGTGCTGGATTTGTAGATTGGTTCTTAAGTTTCAAAGCGCCTATGGCAGAAAATCCAATAATGTTAATCCCAATAGGTTTAGTATTTGCAGTAATCTATTATGTAACATTCCGTTTTGCAATTACAAAATTTAATTTAAAGACACCTGGTAGGGAAGATGATGACGCTGAAGAACTAAATGTAAAACTTGCGAATAATGATTATACTCAAGTGGCAGCTATAATATTAAAGGGTGTTGGAGGAAAAGAAAACGTAGTATCTATAGATAATTGTGTAACTAGATTACGTTTAGAAATTAAAGATCAAGCTGCTGTAGATGAAAAAGTTATTAAATCAGCAGGTGTATCTGGAATAATAAGACCAGGAAAAACAAGTGTACAGGTTGTTGTAGGAACACAAGTACAATTTGTAGCAGATGAATTTAAAAAATTATGTAAGTAA
- a CDS encoding PTS sugar transporter subunit IIA — MFNFFKKNSKDSNKEAKLVAPITGKTIDLSKVPDKVFAEKMAGDGLAIDTTGDIVVAPADGTLTLVFNTKHAFAITLDNGAELLVHIGIDTVSLNGEGFEQLAEAGTKVKAGTPIIKIDRDFILGKGYSLITPVLVTNMDIVKDLNSHVNKDVVAGEDEVITFSS; from the coding sequence ATGTTTAATTTTTTTAAGAAGAATTCAAAAGACTCAAACAAAGAAGCAAAATTAGTTGCACCTATAACTGGTAAAACAATAGATTTATCAAAAGTACCAGATAAGGTTTTTGCAGAAAAAATGGCTGGAGACGGGCTTGCAATAGATACTACTGGAGATATAGTAGTTGCACCTGCTGACGGAACCTTAACATTAGTATTTAATACAAAACATGCATTTGCAATTACTCTTGATAACGGGGCTGAGTTATTGGTTCATATAGGTATCGATACTGTTTCCTTAAATGGCGAAGGTTTTGAGCAATTAGCTGAAGCGGGGACTAAAGTTAAAGCTGGAACTCCAATTATAAAAATAGATAGAGATTTTATTTTAGGGAAAGGTTATTCTTTAATAACTCCAGTTCTTGTTACAAACATGGATATAGTCAAAGACTTAAATTCACATGTCAATAAAGATGTTGTTGCTGGAGAAGATGAAGTAATTACTTTTAGTTCATAA
- a CDS encoding PTS sugar transporter subunit IIB — protein MKNILLVCSAGMSTSLLVSKMEKAAEEKGIKCNIKAVGEADVKEYVGKTDVLLLGPQVRFLLSKFRASLSDKNIPVEIINTVDYGTMNGEKVLERALDLIENK, from the coding sequence ATGAAAAATATATTATTAGTTTGTTCAGCCGGAATGTCCACAAGTTTATTAGTTTCAAAAATGGAAAAGGCAGCTGAAGAAAAAGGGATTAAATGTAATATAAAAGCTGTAGGAGAGGCAGATGTTAAAGAATATGTAGGTAAGACAGATGTTTTATTACTAGGTCCACAGGTTAGATTTTTATTATCAAAATTTAGGGCCAGCTTATCGGATAAGAATATACCTGTAGAAATAATTAATACAGTTGATTATGGAACAATGAATGGAGAAAAAGTTTTAGAAAGAGCTCTAGATCTTATAGAAAATAAATAA
- a CDS encoding nucleoid-associated protein, whose protein sequence is MEYINEINVNEAVIHILDSNGEEPILNEYSLELDEDIYFFLHKHLEKCFKDDELKYGKFNPERNIVKEVAQDYLTGVDNNLVNLSKELARQLFIIMKGNVNIPSGDLIIVSLTTDQGPMVGILKMDYVKNFTHEVQFIDQKIGIGIVPQAAGLPGSGQRIQKAAFIKPIIEEDKYNLMILDKQKGSKEDEYGANYFINTFLGASIVTNERDMTKTFVKAAENWTRENVTNDAGRAEEIRTAIKTKLKEEDSINIDEFSAELFNEHPQAKEEFSTYIKQQGLQEEVAVDKTWVEKKLKRVRLNIDKQIDLYINEETYHDPSKFEIQRNGDGTINLIVKNVINYIEK, encoded by the coding sequence ATGGAATACATAAATGAGATTAATGTAAATGAAGCAGTTATTCATATATTAGATAGTAATGGTGAAGAACCTATTTTAAACGAATATAGTTTGGAATTAGACGAAGATATATATTTTTTCTTACATAAGCATCTAGAAAAATGCTTTAAGGATGATGAACTTAAATATGGAAAGTTTAATCCAGAAAGAAACATAGTTAAAGAAGTAGCGCAGGATTATCTGACTGGAGTAGACAATAACTTAGTTAATCTATCTAAAGAATTAGCTAGGCAGTTATTCATAATAATGAAAGGAAATGTGAATATCCCGTCAGGAGATTTAATAATAGTGTCTTTAACTACGGATCAAGGTCCAATGGTAGGAATACTTAAGATGGATTACGTTAAAAATTTTACTCATGAAGTTCAATTTATAGATCAAAAAATAGGTATAGGGATAGTACCTCAAGCAGCAGGGCTTCCAGGAAGTGGGCAAAGAATTCAAAAAGCTGCATTTATTAAACCAATTATAGAAGAGGATAAATATAACCTAATGATTTTAGATAAGCAAAAAGGTAGTAAAGAAGATGAGTATGGGGCAAATTATTTTATAAACACATTCTTAGGTGCAAGCATTGTTACAAATGAAAGAGATATGACCAAAACTTTTGTAAAGGCAGCAGAGAACTGGACTAGAGAAAATGTTACAAATGATGCAGGAAGAGCTGAAGAGATTAGAACTGCAATAAAAACTAAATTAAAAGAAGAAGATTCTATTAATATAGATGAGTTTTCGGCTGAATTATTTAATGAGCACCCTCAAGCGAAAGAAGAGTTTTCAACTTATATAAAACAACAAGGACTTCAGGAAGAAGTAGCTGTGGATAAAACTTGGGTTGAGAAGAAATTAAAAAGAGTTAGACTTAATATTGATAAACAAATTGATTTGTATATCAATGAAGAGACATATCACGACCCTAGTAAGTTTGAGATACAAAGAAACGGCGATGGAACTATTAATTTAATAGTAAAAAATGTGATTAATTATATAGAAAAGTAG
- the glcT gene encoding glucose PTS transporter transcription antiterminator GlcT, translating into MSKIIDPATIIKSYNNNIVSVNMNGKERILFAKGIGFGRKSGDTIEKGTEVEKIFVIEDEDNLRNFKQVIENVDEEFFVLCEKMISYVANELKENLDERIHVALVDHLNFAVKRLSDKEEIENPFLMEIKALYPQEYSLAEKVAEVLQNEKKVKIPEGEIGFIALHIHSARNSGKLSNTIKNTHLINSIIEYVEEKTEIKIDKTSLDYARFLTHLRFAIKRILDDISIENDFIKEIKSKYKLSYKVSKGVAKILVLKLEKKVSDDEIAYLAMHIERFRKATIKF; encoded by the coding sequence ATGAGTAAAATTATTGATCCAGCAACTATAATAAAATCTTATAACAACAATATAGTTTCCGTAAACATGAATGGAAAGGAAAGAATACTTTTTGCAAAGGGAATTGGATTCGGTAGAAAGTCTGGAGATACCATTGAAAAGGGTACTGAGGTTGAAAAGATATTTGTTATTGAAGATGAGGATAACTTAAGAAACTTTAAACAAGTAATTGAAAACGTTGATGAAGAATTTTTTGTGCTATGCGAAAAGATGATATCATATGTTGCAAATGAATTGAAAGAAAATTTGGATGAGAGAATACATGTCGCATTAGTAGATCATTTGAATTTTGCAGTGAAAAGGCTTTCGGACAAAGAAGAAATAGAAAATCCATTTCTTATGGAAATTAAAGCATTATATCCACAAGAATATTCGTTAGCAGAAAAAGTTGCGGAAGTTTTACAAAATGAAAAAAAAGTAAAAATTCCAGAAGGAGAGATTGGATTCATAGCATTACATATCCATTCTGCTAGAAATTCAGGTAAACTATCCAATACTATAAAGAATACACATTTGATAAACTCAATAATTGAATACGTAGAAGAAAAAACTGAAATAAAAATAGACAAAACATCGTTAGACTATGCCAGATTTCTCACACATTTGAGATTTGCAATTAAGAGAATTTTAGATGACATATCTATTGAAAATGACTTTATAAAAGAAATAAAATCAAAATATAAATTATCATATAAAGTATCCAAGGGTGTAGCAAAAATATTAGTTTTAAAGCTAGAAAAGAAAGTTTCAGATGATGAAATAGCATATCTAGCAATGCATATAGAGAGGTTTAGAAAAGCTACAATAAAATTTTAA
- a CDS encoding helix-turn-helix domain-containing protein — protein sequence MFDLNNFNVNINQHIFWDKKEHFLLDEDIDSNWVLYAIEDGECSYEVESHKGKCKFGDIVICPPGIIFKREVITTLTFHFINFSINSGDDTSSFPVGKISVSDLKRLNNMYYYLKLYSHNNNIELNQWKSSLISDIMKLHYIETQYSSSPKNFVQDEIINYSLKYLNKYAYESIKIKDFSASLGLSSVQFTRRFHKCIGTTPIEYITSLRLRRAQVLLLRTEDTLDCIASKCGYDNGFYLSRVFAKNLGISPSDYRKKYR from the coding sequence ATGTTTGATTTAAATAATTTTAATGTAAATATTAATCAACATATTTTTTGGGATAAAAAAGAACATTTTTTATTGGATGAAGACATAGATTCAAACTGGGTACTTTACGCTATTGAAGATGGTGAATGCAGTTACGAAGTTGAATCTCATAAAGGAAAATGTAAATTTGGTGATATTGTAATTTGTCCACCTGGAATAATTTTTAAAAGAGAGGTCATTACCACTCTTACATTTCACTTCATAAACTTTTCAATAAATTCTGGAGATGATACTTCATCTTTTCCAGTTGGTAAAATATCTGTATCAGATTTAAAAAGACTTAATAATATGTACTACTATTTAAAATTATATAGCCATAATAATAATATTGAATTAAACCAATGGAAAAGCTCGTTGATAAGCGATATTATGAAATTACATTATATAGAAACTCAATATAGCAGCTCCCCAAAAAACTTTGTTCAGGATGAAATTATAAACTATTCATTAAAGTACTTAAATAAATATGCTTATGAATCCATTAAAATCAAAGATTTTTCAGCTTCGCTAGGACTTAGTTCCGTTCAGTTTACTAGACGATTTCACAAGTGTATAGGAACGACTCCTATTGAATATATAACTTCTTTAAGGCTAAGAAGAGCTCAAGTATTATTGCTCAGAACCGAAGATACATTAGATTGTATTGCTTCAAAATGCGGATATGATAACGGATTTTATCTTAGTAGGGTCTTTGCCAAGAACTTAGGCATATCACCTTCTGATTACAGAAAAAAATACCGGTAA
- a CDS encoding PTS lactose/cellobiose transporter subunit IIA has product MEETIMNLIVHSGEVRSYSMEAIQCAKSGNIDGAKKLIEQAEAELLKAHNIQTYLIQKEARGEKTEVSLLMIHAQDHFMTSMTLKSMAVEIIEIHEKFNNNIC; this is encoded by the coding sequence GTGGAAGAAACAATAATGAATCTTATAGTGCATAGCGGAGAAGTTAGAAGTTATTCAATGGAAGCTATTCAATGCGCTAAAAGTGGGAATATAGATGGAGCAAAAAAATTAATTGAACAAGCAGAAGCAGAATTATTAAAAGCACATAATATTCAAACATATTTAATACAAAAGGAAGCACGAGGAGAAAAAACAGAAGTTTCTTTACTTATGATTCATGCTCAGGATCACTTTATGACTAGTATGACATTAAAGTCTATGGCAGTTGAAATTATAGAAATACATGAAAAATTTAATAACAATATATGTTAG
- a CDS encoding N-acetylglucosamine kinase, with product MKYIIGVDGGGTKTEAVAYDFQGNIIVTSVKGFANLLNNREKALNNIVDSIREIIDVLKEDELVDLYLGIAGSEVGDNAKIIKDTIKNELKTDCVLMNDAEIALKAMLRGNDGILTIAGTGSIAFGVKNNSSVRCGGWGNLLGDEGSGYKIAIDAIKRMIFEEENSLSKSELTRRIMKRLGAKSIGEVVTFVYSSTKDEIASLAEIVSILGEEGNKIAEEILVNEGVDLAKTVINVYRKLKFESCSIALVGGVIRKAKILRKSFEKYLRENIVIEDIVDDEISPTMGAYYINKAKRERNV from the coding sequence ATGAAATACATCATAGGTGTCGATGGCGGAGGAACAAAAACGGAAGCAGTAGCTTATGACTTTCAAGGAAATATTATAGTTACTTCTGTAAAAGGATTCGCAAATTTACTAAATAATAGAGAAAAAGCACTAAACAATATAGTAGATTCAATAAGAGAAATAATAGATGTTCTTAAAGAAGACGAACTTGTAGATTTATATCTTGGCATTGCAGGATCGGAAGTAGGAGATAATGCAAAAATTATAAAAGATACAATAAAAAATGAACTTAAGACTGACTGTGTACTTATGAACGATGCTGAAATAGCCCTAAAAGCTATGTTAAGGGGGAATGATGGAATATTGACAATAGCAGGGACTGGATCGATAGCATTTGGAGTTAAAAATAATTCAAGTGTAAGGTGTGGGGGATGGGGTAACTTATTAGGAGATGAAGGGAGTGGATATAAAATAGCAATTGATGCTATAAAAAGAATGATATTTGAAGAAGAAAATTCTTTATCCAAATCGGAATTAACTAGGAGAATTATGAAAAGGCTAGGTGCTAAATCAATAGGCGAAGTAGTAACTTTTGTATATTCATCTACTAAGGATGAGATAGCATCTTTGGCAGAAATAGTTTCAATATTGGGCGAAGAAGGAAATAAGATAGCTGAAGAAATATTGGTTAATGAAGGTGTAGATTTGGCTAAGACTGTTATAAATGTGTATAGAAAATTGAAATTTGAAAGCTGCTCTATTGCATTAGTTGGTGGAGTTATAAGAAAAGCAAAGATATTAAGAAAATCTTTTGAAAAGTACCTAAGAGAAAATATAGTTATTGAGGATATAGTAGATGATGAAATTTCGCCTACAATGGGTGCTTATTATATTAATAAAGCGAAGCGAGAAAGGAATGTTTAG
- a CDS encoding FAD-dependent oxidoreductase — MNYKNVKKDITVIGGGLAGVCAAISAARNGKSVSLVQNRGILGGNSSSEIRVWVCGATKHGVNRYARETGIMGELFLENQYRNPDGNPYFWDMLLLEKVKDEKNISLFLNTEVSEIDVIEGEKENKIKSVTGWTIGAETKTKFESEVYLDCSGDGFIGALAGAKYNLGRESRYKYNELLAPEKEDKILLGSTILFYTKDAGHPVKFIPPNFAKDISKTSIPKNRVIKSNDSGCCYWWIELGGEVDIVKDNEIIRDELWTLVYGIWDYIKNSGNYDADNLTLEWVGSIPGKREYRRFIGDYVLNQNDIIEQTEFDDRIAFGGWSIDLHPEKGIYEESCGSRNIQADGIFHIPFRSTYSVNVLNLMFAGRNISASHIAFGATRVMATCATIGEAVGLAAAMCVEYKIIPRDLYMKHIKKLQQILLKQDGSIIGIKNEDMKDKARSASIMASTSLRKIEVVNSNDEYRLTTDIGILFPIENRVEDIEILISSLEQTTLEVELWDTGRAENYIPKSLLKKKKIQVEKGRNQWVKSDFALESEVARNLFLVVKANDKVTIHLSSEQLTGVLSFTKKTIENTNLDDYIGINPIVEWSMKEMARKEFCFRIHGETNAYSPSKITDGYSRPYGGPHMWISEDIKDTDEWIQLEWENDIEIKEIHITFNDDVNEDLINLHHHYTDFSVLPELVKDYRVSIWKDNKWKIIASKKNNRKRKEIFKDIGKILASKIRVTIESTNGCRKAEIIEVRVY; from the coding sequence ATGAATTACAAAAATGTAAAAAAGGATATAACCGTAATAGGTGGTGGTTTAGCAGGTGTGTGTGCAGCTATTTCTGCTGCTAGAAATGGTAAAAGTGTTTCTTTAGTGCAAAATCGCGGAATTTTAGGTGGAAATTCTAGTAGTGAAATTCGTGTATGGGTATGTGGAGCAACAAAACATGGAGTAAACAGATATGCCAGAGAAACTGGAATCATGGGAGAATTGTTTTTAGAAAATCAGTATCGCAATCCAGATGGAAATCCCTACTTTTGGGACATGCTATTATTAGAAAAGGTAAAAGATGAAAAAAATATTTCTTTATTTTTAAATACAGAAGTGTCAGAAATCGATGTAATTGAAGGAGAAAAAGAAAATAAAATAAAATCTGTGACAGGGTGGACAATTGGAGCAGAAACTAAGACAAAATTTGAAAGTGAGGTATATCTAGATTGTTCTGGAGATGGATTTATTGGAGCATTAGCTGGTGCTAAATATAATTTAGGAAGAGAATCCAGATATAAATATAATGAATTATTGGCGCCAGAAAAGGAAGATAAAATTTTATTAGGAAGTACTATATTATTTTATACTAAAGATGCTGGACATCCAGTTAAATTTATTCCACCTAATTTTGCAAAAGATATAAGTAAAACTAGTATTCCAAAGAATAGAGTTATAAAATCTAATGACTCAGGTTGCTGCTATTGGTGGATAGAACTAGGTGGAGAAGTTGATATAGTAAAAGACAATGAAATAATAAGAGATGAGTTATGGACACTAGTATATGGAATATGGGATTATATAAAAAATTCAGGAAATTATGATGCAGACAATCTAACATTAGAGTGGGTTGGGTCAATTCCAGGTAAAAGAGAATATAGGAGATTTATAGGAGATTACGTTTTAAATCAAAATGATATTATTGAACAGACTGAATTTGATGATAGAATAGCTTTTGGTGGTTGGTCAATAGATCTTCATCCTGAGAAAGGAATATATGAGGAAAGCTGTGGCTCTAGAAATATACAAGCTGATGGAATATTTCATATACCGTTTCGTTCCACATATTCTGTAAACGTATTGAACTTGATGTTTGCTGGAAGGAATATTAGCGCATCACATATAGCTTTTGGAGCAACTAGAGTTATGGCAACTTGTGCTACTATAGGAGAAGCTGTTGGATTAGCGGCAGCAATGTGTGTAGAATATAAAATTATTCCTAGGGATTTATATATGAAGCATATTAAGAAATTACAGCAGATTTTATTAAAGCAAGATGGATCTATTATAGGAATAAAAAATGAGGACATGAAAGATAAGGCTAGATCAGCATCTATTATGGCATCTACATCATTAAGGAAAATTGAAGTCGTAAATTCTAACGATGAATATAGGTTGACCACAGATATAGGAATTTTATTTCCAATAGAAAACAGAGTTGAAGATATAGAAATACTAATTTCTAGTTTAGAACAAACTACTTTGGAAGTAGAACTTTGGGATACAGGCAGAGCAGAAAACTATATTCCTAAAAGTCTTTTGAAGAAGAAAAAAATACAAGTGGAAAAAGGAAGAAATCAATGGGTTAAGAGTGACTTTGCATTAGAATCAGAAGTAGCAAGAAATCTATTTTTGGTTGTAAAGGCTAATGATAAAGTTACAATACATTTATCTTCTGAACAATTAACAGGTGTACTTTCATTTACTAAAAAGACTATAGAAAATACAAATCTTGATGATTATATTGGTATAAATCCAATTGTTGAGTGGTCTATGAAAGAAATGGCTAGAAAAGAATTTTGCTTTAGAATTCATGGTGAAACAAATGCATATTCTCCTAGTAAAATTACAGATGGTTACTCAAGACCTTATGGAGGTCCTCATATGTGGATATCAGAAGATATTAAAGATACAGATGAGTGGATACAACTTGAATGGGAAAATGATATTGAAATTAAGGAAATTCACATTACATTTAACGATGATGTAAACGAAGATCTTATAAATCTTCATCATCATTACACTGATTTTTCTGTATTGCCTGAATTAGTTAAAGATTATAGGGTTTCCATATGGAAGGATAACAAATGGAAGATTATTGCATCTAAGAAAAATAATCGTAAGCGAAAAGAAATATTTAAAGATATAGGTAAGATTTTAGCAAGTAAAATTAGAGTTACCATTGAATCAACAAATGGATGCAGGAAAGCTGAGATCATTGAGGTAAGAGTATACTAA